The Anaerolineae bacterium nucleotide sequence AAAATTCAGGAATAATGCCTCAAATTGGCCCTCAAATAGATATCCCAGCACTGTCGCCGGTATAGTGCCGACGATGACCCCCCAGCCCAGGCGCGCATCCGGATCAACCAGAGAGCGTTGGAATAAACTTCGTATAACAGCAGCGGTCAAACGAAGGAAATCTTTCCAGAAGAAGATCACGATGGCCACCAGTGTGCCCCAGTGCACCATCGTGTCGAAGAGCAACCCTGGCGGGTCCCATTGCAGAAGCCAGGGCACCAGGACCAGATGGGCAGAGCTAGAGATGGGGAGGAATTCAGTAGCGCCTTGTAGGATGCCCAGGATCAGCGCCTGGAAAGGGCTCAAAATGACCTCCAATGGCTCAAGGGGCTTGTTGGGGGAGTCGTCATGTCAACAATCCTCGGTTTAACTTCTTTAAAACGAGCCAACACAGCTCACCAGAAGTGAAGGCGATCGAACATCGGCGACCTTATTAAATTATAGGCGCTTCTCGCTGGAGTGGCCGGGGAACACCTTTGCTTGGGGATCGAGATAGGCTTTGGCGCAGTTGACCGCGATCGCGGCCTGAGCAAAACCGGTAGCGATCAGATTTAGATATACAGACTGCGGATTTTCGGCGATGTCGCCAATCGCATAAACCCCTGGCAGATTGGTTTCCATGCGGCCGTTTACCAGGATATGGCGATTATCCACTTCCAGCCCCCAAGCCTTCAGGTACCCTACCTCCGCTTTAAAGCCCAGGAACAACAACACAGCGTCCACCGGGATAGTCTCCCTCTCGCCCGTCTTGTTATGTACGATCGTCGCCGCTTTCACTGTCTGATCCCCGTGTACAGCCTCCAACTCCCAAAACAACTTAACCCGCACTGGCGAGCTCATCAGCTCAATGACGCTGCTCTCCAAAGCTCGGAACTGATCCCGCCGGTGAATTAAGGTTACCTCTTGTGCCCAATCCTTGAGATTCAGTGCCCAATCTACCGCCGAATCGCCACCGCCCACGATGAGCACGCGCTTGCCGCGAAATAGAGCTTTGTGCCGCACGAAATAATAGACCCCACGTCCCTCAAACTCAGCAACCCCTGGACGATCCAGCTTGTTGGGCTGAAAGGCTCCAATCCCGGCTGCAATGATCGCAGTGCGGGTCCAATGCTCTCCCCGAGTGGTCAGCAACTGGATCAAACCGTCGTCATGGCGCTGGAGGGCCAGCACTTGCTCTTCAAAGCACAGCGTTGGATGAAATTGATACGCTTGCTCCGTTAAAGATTTCACCAGATCCTTGGCCAGCACCTTTGGGAAGCCCGGCACATCATAAATGAACTTTTCCGGATACAAAACGGTAAGCTGTCCCCCCGGCTCGGGCAGCGCCTCGATGATCTTGGTCTTCATGCCACGCAAGCCAGCATAGAAGGCGGCAAACAGCCCGGCTGGGCCCGCGCCGATGATGGTGATGTCGTACACCTCGTGGCTTGTCTTCTCGCTAGGCATGGTCACTCCAGAGTGCAGGGGTAAGGGCACAAAATCGCTAGGCCAAGCGCCGATCCCCACCGCTGCATAGGTGCGCTGACAAGCGCAAGACTCGCTTACTGGCTCCCCTCAGGCTTTGGGGCGTAATACCAACCATGGGAGGCTTTATGCGCGAAATCCCGAATGAAGCCACGTAGCCGCTCAGCCGTGTGATCGCTCTCTGGCACGTCACGGCTGTCCAGCTCTAACCGGATTGTGAAACATATCACCTTATCGCCTCGCTTCGGCAGATCGCGCATGCGTATAGGGACCCGCGTGCCCAAGCAGGCGTTGTTCGCGCTGTTGATGGACATTATCGCAATAGGGGAAGCTGGCAGGCTGTTCCACACTTGGGCCGGCTTGTGTAGGCGAAGGGTTACTGTCACCCATGCATCGCTCAGCTCATACTGAATGCGCGTGACGCTGCCCAGTTCAGACAATAAAGCGGGAAGCTCCTCGGCCACTTCCGGAAACTCGGTGATGGTCGCGAAGTCATATCTTCGTCGGCGCATCACTTACCTCTTCTTCTTCGTCGCTCACGCGCGCGGGAGGGCCAGGCAAAAAACAGCGCCGAAGCCTGGGCGATCCTCTAGCCACAGCCGGCCATTCTGTAGCTCTGCCAGCCGCTTTGCAATACTCAGCCCTACTCCCAACCCCGGATGACGTCTCGTTAGGGAAGGCTCGACTTGGAAAAAAGGCTGGAAAAGATAGCGTCGCTTCTCTGGTGGCACGCCAGGCCCCGTGTCCGCCACCGCAATCACCACCTCTTCTTCTGAAGGTTCTATGGATAACACGACATGCCCACCAGACGGTGTGAACTTGAGGGCATTGCTCAACAGATGACGCAGGATCAAAATCGTCTTCGCCTCGTCCGCCAGCAAGGATCGAGAGCCTGTCGAGGCTTCTGTGCTCCGGCAAGGCGTTGACACTTCCAAGGAAATCCCTCGCTCCTGCGCTAAAGGCTGGAACTCAGCGGCCACGCGCTGGACGATGGAACAGGCTGGAAGGGGGGCCAAATCGATCTCGCTAGTGCTCGGCCGCCCATGGCTCAAATGCTCCAGATTCAACAGGTTATCTGCTAGCTCCTGAAGTCGGCGCGCGCTTCGAATGATCGGCTCGATGTACTCGCTTGCCCATTTCTCGTCCAAGGTGAGGACACCTTGCCGGGACATCTCCTCTGCCAATAGCGCAGCATATCCCAAGACGACTGCCACTGGAGTGCGCAATTCGTGAGCTGCCACGTTAATGAACTCCGACTTCATCTCGTCCAGCCGGCGCAGATCTTGGTAAGCCCGTTCCATCGCCTCAAACAGGCGGGCATTCTCAATGGCGATGGCCGCTTGCCCGGCCAACACTGATAACAACTCCGCATCGCCGCGCGTAAAAGGAGGCTGTCCCACTGTCTTAGTCAAGTTGATCACGCCGATGATTTTCCCCTTCACGGCGAGCGGCAAGCAGACGGCCGAATGGGCTATCCCTCCGCGCAGGGACGAGCGTAAAAAGGGTGGGATGTCCCCTTCGTTGTTGATCACTAATGGCACACCCGTACGGGCAACCCAACCGGCGATACCGCGTCCCACCCGCTCGCGCGCCGTGGCCATAACCTCTGGCGGCATGCCGACAGCTGCCTGGATTGTAAGCTCCTGACGATCCTCGTCAATCAGCATCAAGGAGCCGCGCTGTGCACCAGTAGCAGCTACCGCCGTCTCAACGATCCGCTGAAGCAGCTCGTCCAAGTGTAAATCTGTCATGAACGCCTGGCTGATCTGATACAAGGGCACTAACGCGCGCAGACGTAACCCTTCGCGCTGTTCCCACACCCGCTCCACGACCCGAGCCACCGCTTCTTGCAGGGTGATATCGGCGATCGGCTCGAGCAGGATCTCAGCCACACCATATCGTAGCAAATTCACCACGATGGGCAACAGCTCGGCCGGGCTGGTGACCAGCCACGCGGCCTCTGGAGCTGCCTCGCGCAATGCTGCGAGGCTTGCTTCCTGAGAGGATTGAAGCGTCACTGCACGTTCCCTACCCCACGTCTCTACCCAGCGCCCATCCAACACAATCACGTCACACCCAGAGCCTCTGGACGAAGCCGCAGATATGCTTTCCCTGACCTCAGCCAAAGTCGTGACCGCCTTCACCCGATAGCCAGCCTTTTCCAGCGCGCGCGCGCGGGCTAGGGCGATCTCCAACTGGCTATTCCCAACCAACACTTGAAAACGATGATCCAACGTCCCTGTCATGATCGCTCACCATGGGGGGTGACGAGTAACGAAGCGCTCTGTCACCTTTGGCCACTACTATTGCTACTGCGTGATCACGGCTATGAGACAGGCTAAGGGCCCACTCTGTAAGCCCCAGCCTCCGGGCATGGGCCTGGGCGCGCCCATGCAGGTGCACGCGTGGCTGCCCCGTCGGCGATCGCTCAATCTCAATCTCCGTCCAACCGACCTCTAGCCAACCACATCCCAGAGCCTTGCTGACAGCCTCCTTGGCCGCCCAGCGCGCCGCCAACGAGGCGACACGTCGCCCACAATAGGCCAGCTCCGCCGACGTATATATGCGCCGTAGGAACCGATCTCCCCACCGCGCTACTGCGCTGGCAATCCGATCCAGCTCGACGATATCTATCCCTACAGCCAGCATGCCTCCGCCATCCATCCCACAGTAGGAAATCAGGCTACTCCCCCTCAGGCCCGGCGATCCCCAGCGCGTAGGCATCCGGCCGCAAATAACGAGCCACAACCTCCCGGATTTGTTCCGAGGTAACGCTGTAGATCAATTGCGGATAACGCTGCAGATAATCTAATCCCAGCTCGTACCATTCCATATCCAGGATCGCGCCAGCCACGCCATCATTGGTCTCCAAGCGGAGCGGCAAAGAACCAGTCAGGAAAGCTTGGGAATCAGCCAGCTCTTCCTCGGGCACCAGCTCACTGCCCATACGGGCGATCTCTTCCTCGATACTGGCGATGGCCCGATCCACGTTTGCCGGAGCCACCCCAGCGATAGCCACCCAGGGCCCAGGGCCTTTGTCGACCTCTAGAGCACTGTATGCGTAATAAGCCAGCCCTTGCCGCTCGCGCACGTTCTCACCCAGCCGGCCCATCATGCCAAAGACGCCCAACACAGTGTTGGCCAGCACGGCCGCATGGTAATCCGGGTTGTCCCTGGCAAGGCCAGGGGCGCCCAACATTAGATCGGTCTGGGACTTCCCCGGCATGACGATGACCTTGCGCCGGACCTCGTTCGGCGGCGGCACAGGTGCTACCGAATTCGCGGTTATCTCAACCGCCGGCTGCCATCTCCCCAACTTGCTGGCTAGTAGATCCACTACACGTGCCGTGTCTACCGCGCCCACCACAGCGATAGCGCCACCGCGAGGCGAATACAGCCGTTGGTAGAAGTCTACTAAGTGCTCGCGGGTGATCGCTCGGATGGTCTCGGGATAACCGGTCATAGCCAGCCTGTAAGGGTGACCTTCGGGATAAGCCATCTCACGGAAGGCCAATCCCGCCATCTGACGAGTGTCGTTCTCCCGCTCTTGCAGCGCCGTCAGCCGTTGCCCTCGCACCCGTTCCACGTGTTCAAGAGGGAAGACAGGGTGCTGGAGGACATCAGCGAGGATGTCTATCAGCAGCTCTAAGTCCTCCGACAGGCATTGGCCAGAGAAGCCAGTGCTGTGCCGGCCGGAGCCAAAGCTGAGGGAAGCCCCTACTGCCTCAATCTCCTCGTTGATCTGAGCGAACGTGCGGGTCTCCGTCCCCCGCATGAGCATTGAGGCGACGAAACTGGCCAGGCCGGCCAGCGACGAGGGCTCGTGCACGCTGCCTACCGGCAGATATCCCTCGATCACAACAGATGGGCTGACGTGGTTCTCCCGGATCAGCACCACAAGCCCATTTGGTAACACATGGCGGCTGATGTCCTCCGGCCCAGGGATCGCCGGATGACGTTCCGCCCTCTGTTCTCTCCGGCTGGTCACCTGCATCACACTTCCCCCCCATTCCACCGCTCCGGCACAAACCAGCCAACGGTGCGATTGTGCGGCTTCAAATAGGTCTGAGCTACTCGTTGGATGTCCGCAGCGGTCACAGCCTCCACACGATCCAAATACTCATCCAGCCATTGGGGTGAAACCACCGTCTCGGCGAAGCCTAGCCAATAGGCTTGATCCGTTACGCTTTCGCTGCCATAGACGAACTCCGCTTGCGTCTGCTTGATCGCCTTGGCTAATTCTTCTGCTCGAACGGGTTCCTCCGCCAGCCGCTGTAGCTCGCGCAGGATAGCCGCCTCTACCTCCTCCGCCCGCCGTCCTGCCCGCACCGTCGCGCCACAGCTATAAAGATATGGATCAATGGTGGGCAATAAGGAAGTGGAAACCTCTAGGGCGAGATCTGTCTCTACCAGCGCCCGATATAGGCGTGTGCTGCGGCTGGATGGGCTGCTGCGGAATACTCCCAAGGCGCGCGCGCCGTCGAGCACGGCATCCATCACGACAAACGGGAAAAAGTCCTCATGCGCAGCCGGCGGTGCGTGGAAGGCGATCTCAACATAGGTGGTTGTTCCCGGCCCCTGCACTATCACGCGGCGCTCGCCCCGCTGAGGCGGCTCCACCGCGCGCACCGGCGGCACCTCTGGGCCTGGCGGGATCGGCCCGAACAGTTCCTCGATCCGCTTTAATAGCGCATCCGGATCAAATCCCCCTACAGCTACCAGGTTCGCATTGTTGGGGGCATAATACGTTCGATAGTGCTCATATAGTTCGTCTCGGGTGATGCTCTGCAGATCGCATGGCCAGCCGATCGTCTCATGGCGATACGGGTGAACCGTGATGGCTACGGCGATGAGGCTTTCAGACAGCAGAAACTCCGGATCGTTCTCATATCCTTGTCGCTCGGAGATAATGACCATTCGCTCCGATTCCACATCCTCCTCGCGGAAGGGGCTATTGGTCATGCGATCCGCTTCGATCCGTAAGGCGAGATCGAACCGATCAGCCGGCAGCGTCTCGAAGTAAGCGGTCCAGTCAAGATGGGTCATGGCGTTGCAATAGCCACCCTCGCGAGCGACGAGCCGATCCGCCTCGCCAGGGGGGAATTGCTCCGTCCCTTTGAAGAGCATATGCTCCACCCAATGCGAGATGCCCGTGCGGCCGTCTACTTCGTTACGGCTGCCTACGCGATACCAGAGGAATAGGCTCGCCACAGGCGATTGGACGAGTGGCTTAAGCACCACTGTTAGCCCATTGTCCAGTTTAGTTCTTACAATCCCATCGGTTATCAAAGTTCACCTCTCACGGCCCATTAGGCACATACCACCCCACCACAGCTTGATCACGCTGTAGATAGGCTTGAGCGACGCGTTGCACATCCGCCGCCGTCACACGAGCAAGCGCATCGGTGAAGCCGAAAAACCACTCGGCCGAGGCGATCACCTCGCTGTAGCCCAGCCAAAACGCCTGGTTGGTCACGCTCTCACTGCTGTAGACGAACTGGGCGCGTGCCTGGCGCAGGGCCTTCGCCAGCTCGGCCTCCGCCACCGGCTCCTGACAGACGCGCTCGATCTCGGCCCATAGCGCGTCCTCAACCGTTTGAGGGGTAATCCCCTGTCGGACGGCTGCAAAGAACAGGAACAAGTGCGGATCAATCGAGGGTCGCACACTACATCCAGTGCGCGCGGCCAACTCTCGTTCCACCAAGGCGCGATACAGGCGGGCTGAGCGGAACAAGGCAGCTCCCCCGCCGCCGAAGAGAGTCATCGGCGCCGCGCCGCCTAGGATCGCCTGCAGCGCGACCATGGGGAAGTAATCGGGGTGAACGGCCGGCGGCGCGGGAAACGCCATTTCGACATAGCTCGTACGCTCTTGGCCAGTGACCCGCACACGCTGCATCGTGCGGCGCGGCGGCTCAGGCAGTGGCTCTACCGGACGAACGCCAGCCGGAGGGATCGCGCCAAAGAGCTCGGCCACACGCGTTTTCATCTCATCGGGCTGAAAGTCCCCAGCGATGGAGATGACCGCGTTGTCCGGCGCATAGCAGGTTCGATAGTGGGCGTATAACATGTCACGTGTCATACGTTCTAGGTCTTCACGCCAACCAATGACAGGGTGGCCGTAGCTGTGTACCTGGAACGCGGCTTGTTCAATCGCCTCATGCAGCCGCGAGGTGGGCTGATTCTCGCGCCCGGCGCGCTCGGCCAGGATGATGGTGCGCTCTGCCTCCACGTCCTCGGGCGCAAACTGGGCATTGATCATGCGATCGGCCTCGATGCGCAAGGCCAGGTCTACGCGATCGGCCGGCAACGTCTCAAAATAGCAGGTAAAGTCGTAGGAGGTCATGCCATTGCGGATGCCGCCCTCGCGGGCAATGAGCCGATGCACAAGCCCTCCCGGAAACTGGGGCGTGCCGCGAAACAGCATGTGCTCCACCCAGTGCGACGCGCCCGTCATGCCAGGCCCCTCGTTGCGGCTACCCACTCGATACCACACCCAGAAGCTGACCACAGGGGCTCCACGCGAGGGGCGCATCAGCACCGTCAGCCCATTATCCAGACGCTCTCGCACCAGCACGCCCCCTTGGTCGTTCATGTTCCACCCTCTGGTGCTGAGTAGCCGCGCCCCATGCCCCGATACTTGAAGCCCAGTGTACACATCTGTTTAGGATCGTAGATGTTGCGCCCATCAATTAGGACTGGCTCTCGCATGAGATTACGGATCCGAGCCAGATCGAGGTGTTTGAACTCATTCCATTCGGTGCATACAACTAGCGCATCGCACCCCTCCGCCAGCTTGTAGGGGTCGGAGGCAAGCTCGACCTCGGGGATCACGCGCGCGGCCACCCCCATCGCCACCGGATCGTATCCCCGCACGCGGGCGCCCTCATGGATCAACATACGGGCGATATCAATAGACGGCGCCTCGCGCATATCGTCCGTGTTGGGCTTAAACGCCAGCCCCAACAGCCCCACCGTGCGATCACGCAGGGAACCGAGGAGCTCTCGCAGCTTGTGAATCACCTGGCGGCGTTGATCGCGGTTGATCTCCATCACTGCTCGCAACAGCGAGGGATGGGCACCATGGACCAGTGCCATGTATTCTAACGCTTTCACGTCCTTGGGGAAACAACTCCCTCCCCAGCCGATGCCCGCATCTAAAAAGGCGTGCCCGATCCGGCGATCATATCCCATACCGATCGCCACCTCCTTCACATCCGCTCCTAACCGCTCGCAGATGGACGCGATTTCATTGATGAAAGAAATACGGGTGGCTAGGAACGCGTTGGAGGCGTATTTGATCATCTCGGCTGTGCGCAGATCGGTGACGATGATCGGCGCCCGTAGGGGAAGGTAAAGCTGTGCCACCCTCTCCGCTGCTTCGCGATCCAGCGAGCCCAACACTACACGGTCGGGATTAAGAAAATCCTGGATCGCCGATCCCTCGCGCAGGAACTCCGGGTTTGACACAACAGCAAAGGGGATAGGTTGAGGCTGGCAACGGCGGATAATGTCGGCCACCCAGTCGCCGGTGCCCACCGGCACCGTGCTCTTGTTCACAATGATCATGGGGTGGTCCATATACTGCGCAATGGACTCGGCCGCCATGCGCACATAGCGCAGATCGGCCTCACCGTCCACACCGGAAGGAGTGCCTACCGCAATGAACACGAATTCGGCGTCCTTCAGCCCCTCGACGTAAGACGTGGTGAAGCGGAGGCGGCCAGCCGTCTGATTGCGCCGCACCATCTCCTCCAGGCCCGGCTCGTAGATGGGCATCACGCCGGCCCGCAGTTTCTCAATCTTGGCCTCGTCAATGTCCAGGCAAGTCACCCGGTTCCCTAGATCGGCAAAACAGGTCCCCGTGACCAGCCCCACGTACCCCGCACCGATCACACAGATCGCCTTCATTCCGATACCTCCGCGTTCGGCCAAGCACCACAGATAACGGACGATCGCACAACCGTGCCACAAGCTTCGATCTTGCGTCCGTTGCTCATCGTCCGTCATCCATAGTCCATCATCTTTTACGACAGCACCTCTGCCGTCGCGTCTGAGCCACGCGTCGCACGGCTCAGATCGGCCCAGCGCAACTGTTCACGCCACATGTAGAGTGCTCCTAGCACTGTGATTGGCAGCCAGAGCACCACATGTAGGGCGGCCGTGTAAGCTCCAGCTAGCTCACGCGGCACGCCAAACGTCGCTAAGATCTCAATGCCTGGCAGATCAAATGTACCTATGTATCCCGGCGCCGCCGGTAGCGTGGTGGCCAGGTTTACCACCCCGTTCATTAGCATCAACACGTGAAACGGGACAGTAAAGTCGAAGGCTTGCATTACCAGCCAGTACTTGATCGTCTCCACCAACCAGATCACCAAGGAGGTCCAAAACAACATCAGGATGTCCCGACCTCGCCGTAGCGCCCCCAACCCGGTTAAGAAACGATCCAACAACTCTCCTGCCTTACCTCGAAAGCGAATCGGCAACCATGGCGCGGCCAGCCGATCGTAGTACAGGCGAACCTGCTGTGGCCGCGCAGCCAACGTCAGAAAAGCCAGCAGCGCGCCGAAAAACAACAGGCTGGAGAGGATGACGCCCTGCCGTAGCCAGGATGGCATCGGCGTGAAGGGTAAAGCGGCGAACACAAACATCAACATCACCAGCCCATCGAAGACGCGCTCCACCGCGATCGTCGCTAGACTGGCGCTCATGCTCACGCCCTCCCGGCGGCGCAACACATAACTGCGGATGACCTCGCCAGCGCGCGCTGGATAGATGTTATTGCCCATATAGCCGATGCAGATCACCGGGAATAGCCGCGATGGCGGGACAGATCGCAAGGGAAGCAGCAGATGATGCCAACGCCAGGTACGGGCCCACACAGCGAGAAAATAGACCATCACACCGGGGATGATCCAGGCATAGCGTGCTGTTTGCAGTTCCTGCCATACCTGGGATAGCTCCAGGCGTCGCAAGGTGATGGCCATAAAGACCAGGCTGATTGCGATGCCCACCCACAGTTGAAGCCTACGCAAGGGTTCAGACCTTT carries:
- a CDS encoding NAD(P)/FAD-dependent oxidoreductase; this translates as MPSEKTSHEVYDITIIGAGPAGLFAAFYAGLRGMKTKIIEALPEPGGQLTVLYPEKFIYDVPGFPKVLAKDLVKSLTEQAYQFHPTLCFEEQVLALQRHDDGLIQLLTTRGEHWTRTAIIAAGIGAFQPNKLDRPGVAEFEGRGVYYFVRHKALFRGKRVLIVGGGDSAVDWALNLKDWAQEVTLIHRRDQFRALESSVIELMSSPVRVKLFWELEAVHGDQTVKAATIVHNKTGERETIPVDAVLLFLGFKAEVGYLKAWGLEVDNRHILVNGRMETNLPGVYAIGDIAENPQSVYLNLIATGFAQAAIAVNCAKAYLDPQAKVFPGHSSEKRL
- a CDS encoding HAMP domain-containing histidine kinase, coding for MTGTLDHRFQVLVGNSQLEIALARARALEKAGYRVKAVTTLAEVRESISAASSRGSGCDVIVLDGRWVETWGRERAVTLQSSQEASLAALREAAPEAAWLVTSPAELLPIVVNLLRYGVAEILLEPIADITLQEAVARVVERVWEQREGLRLRALVPLYQISQAFMTDLHLDELLQRIVETAVAATGAQRGSLMLIDEDRQELTIQAAVGMPPEVMATARERVGRGIAGWVARTGVPLVINNEGDIPPFLRSSLRGGIAHSAVCLPLAVKGKIIGVINLTKTVGQPPFTRGDAELLSVLAGQAAIAIENARLFEAMERAYQDLRRLDEMKSEFINVAAHELRTPVAVVLGYAALLAEEMSRQGVLTLDEKWASEYIEPIIRSARRLQELADNLLNLEHLSHGRPSTSEIDLAPLPACSIVQRVAAEFQPLAQERGISLEVSTPCRSTEASTGSRSLLADEAKTILILRHLLSNALKFTPSGGHVVLSIEPSEEEVVIAVADTGPGVPPEKRRYLFQPFFQVEPSLTRRHPGLGVGLSIAKRLAELQNGRLWLEDRPGFGAVFCLALPRA
- the acpS gene encoding holo-ACP synthase yields the protein MLAVGIDIVELDRIASAVARWGDRFLRRIYTSAELAYCGRRVASLAARWAAKEAVSKALGCGWLEVGWTEIEIERSPTGQPRVHLHGRAQAHARRLGLTEWALSLSHSRDHAVAIVVAKGDRALRYSSPPMVSDHDRDVGSSFSSVGWE
- a CDS encoding insulinase family protein; its protein translation is MQVTSRREQRAERHPAIPGPEDISRHVLPNGLVVLIRENHVSPSVVIEGYLPVGSVHEPSSLAGLASFVASMLMRGTETRTFAQINEEIEAVGASLSFGSGRHSTGFSGQCLSEDLELLIDILADVLQHPVFPLEHVERVRGQRLTALQERENDTRQMAGLAFREMAYPEGHPYRLAMTGYPETIRAITREHLVDFYQRLYSPRGGAIAVVGAVDTARVVDLLASKLGRWQPAVEITANSVAPVPPPNEVRRKVIVMPGKSQTDLMLGAPGLARDNPDYHAAVLANTVLGVFGMMGRLGENVRERQGLAYYAYSALEVDKGPGPWVAIAGVAPANVDRAIASIEEEIARMGSELVPEEELADSQAFLTGSLPLRLETNDGVAGAILDMEWYELGLDYLQRYPQLIYSVTSEQIREVVARYLRPDAYALGIAGPEGE
- a CDS encoding insulinase family protein, with protein sequence MITDGIVRTKLDNGLTVVLKPLVQSPVASLFLWYRVGSRNEVDGRTGISHWVEHMLFKGTEQFPPGEADRLVAREGGYCNAMTHLDWTAYFETLPADRFDLALRIEADRMTNSPFREEDVESERMVIISERQGYENDPEFLLSESLIAVAITVHPYRHETIGWPCDLQSITRDELYEHYRTYYAPNNANLVAVGGFDPDALLKRIEELFGPIPPGPEVPPVRAVEPPQRGERRVIVQGPGTTTYVEIAFHAPPAAHEDFFPFVVMDAVLDGARALGVFRSSPSSRSTRLYRALVETDLALEVSTSLLPTIDPYLYSCGATVRAGRRAEEVEAAILRELQRLAEEPVRAEELAKAIKQTQAEFVYGSESVTDQAYWLGFAETVVSPQWLDEYLDRVEAVTAADIQRVAQTYLKPHNRTVGWFVPERWNGGEV
- a CDS encoding insulinase family protein — its product is MNDQGGVLVRERLDNGLTVLMRPSRGAPVVSFWVWYRVGSRNEGPGMTGASHWVEHMLFRGTPQFPGGLVHRLIAREGGIRNGMTSYDFTCYFETLPADRVDLALRIEADRMINAQFAPEDVEAERTIILAERAGRENQPTSRLHEAIEQAAFQVHSYGHPVIGWREDLERMTRDMLYAHYRTCYAPDNAVISIAGDFQPDEMKTRVAELFGAIPPAGVRPVEPLPEPPRRTMQRVRVTGQERTSYVEMAFPAPPAVHPDYFPMVALQAILGGAAPMTLFGGGGAALFRSARLYRALVERELAARTGCSVRPSIDPHLFLFFAAVRQGITPQTVEDALWAEIERVCQEPVAEAELAKALRQARAQFVYSSESVTNQAFWLGYSEVIASAEWFFGFTDALARVTAADVQRVAQAYLQRDQAVVGWYVPNGP
- a CDS encoding UDP-glucose/GDP-mannose dehydrogenase family protein; this encodes MKAICVIGAGYVGLVTGTCFADLGNRVTCLDIDEAKIEKLRAGVMPIYEPGLEEMVRRNQTAGRLRFTTSYVEGLKDAEFVFIAVGTPSGVDGEADLRYVRMAAESIAQYMDHPMIIVNKSTVPVGTGDWVADIIRRCQPQPIPFAVVSNPEFLREGSAIQDFLNPDRVVLGSLDREAAERVAQLYLPLRAPIIVTDLRTAEMIKYASNAFLATRISFINEIASICERLGADVKEVAIGMGYDRRIGHAFLDAGIGWGGSCFPKDVKALEYMALVHGAHPSLLRAVMEINRDQRRQVIHKLRELLGSLRDRTVGLLGLAFKPNTDDMREAPSIDIARMLIHEGARVRGYDPVAMGVAARVIPEVELASDPYKLAEGCDALVVCTEWNEFKHLDLARIRNLMREPVLIDGRNIYDPKQMCTLGFKYRGMGRGYSAPEGGT
- a CDS encoding flippase-like domain-containing protein; protein product: MAERSEPLRRLQLWVGIAISLVFMAITLRRLELSQVWQELQTARYAWIIPGVMVYFLAVWARTWRWHHLLLPLRSVPPSRLFPVICIGYMGNNIYPARAGEVIRSYVLRRREGVSMSASLATIAVERVFDGLVMLMFVFAALPFTPMPSWLRQGVILSSLLFFGALLAFLTLAARPQQVRLYYDRLAAPWLPIRFRGKAGELLDRFLTGLGALRRGRDILMLFWTSLVIWLVETIKYWLVMQAFDFTVPFHVLMLMNGVVNLATTLPAAPGYIGTFDLPGIEILATFGVPRELAGAYTAALHVVLWLPITVLGALYMWREQLRWADLSRATRGSDATAEVLS